The Elgaria multicarinata webbii isolate HBS135686 ecotype San Diego chromosome 4, rElgMul1.1.pri, whole genome shotgun sequence genome contains a region encoding:
- the PRR18 gene encoding proline-rich protein 18 — protein sequence MSLPPIAPPPAAAPRLQPRKQQQPPPPPAAAPRKAAAAPLAPAKPPRKGRGAPAEQRSGAFSSSWPSAALQKQVSRSRAAAQGSRNPPAPPAATAAATIALAAPHSLARGRSVLGPPGSGTRSCESLCAAPGGRGEAAAALRFSLSLPPEAIRVLQRRSLEQQHQQRQRGRTPRSASPDAAKRPLAGGSAAAGDLRALLQVSLLNERHRYDDVEYEEEEEAAGGPGAPAADEGLVRKCTEWLRGVESAVARDRADKLDTLPHLSTL from the coding sequence ATGTCCCTGCCTCCTATCGCGCCACCACCTGCTGCCGCCCCGCGACTACAGCCTCGCAAGCAgcaacagccgccgccgccgccggccgcGGCTCCCCgaaaggcggcggcggcaccgCTTGCGCCAGCCAAGCCGCCTCGGAAAGGTCGCGGGGCGCCTGCGGAGCAGCGTTCCGGCGCCTTCTCTAGCTCTTGGCCCAGCGCTGCTCTCCAGAAGCAGGTGTCGCGCAGCCGAGCAGCCGCCCAAGGCAGCAGGAACCCGCCGGCGCCCCCCGCAGCGACAGCGGCCGCAACAATCGCTTTGGCTGCTCCCCACTCTCTCGCCCGGGGCCGCTCCGTCTTGGGGCCGCCGGGCTCGGGCACGCGCTCCTGCGAGAGCCTTTGCGCAGCGCCAGGCGGGCGCGGGGAGGCCGCCGCCGCGCTGCGCTTTTCGCTCAGCCTTCCCCCGGAGGCGATCCGGGTGCTGCAGCGCcggagcctggagcagcagcaccagcagcgaCAACGCGGGCGGACGCCCCGCTCCGCCTCCCCCGACGCCGCGAAGCGCCCCCTGGCGGGAGGCTCGGCCGCCGCCGGCGACTTGCGCGCCCTGCTCCAGGTGTCGCTGCTCAATGAGCGCCACCGCTACGACGACGTGGAgtacgaggaggaggaagaggcggcgggcGGGCCTGGAGCCCCCGCGGCGGACGAAGGGCTGGTGCGGAAGTGCACGGAATGGCTTCGAGGCGTGGAGAGCGCTGTTGCCCGGGACCGGGCCGACAAGCTGGACACGCTGCCGCACTTGAGCACGCTCTGA